In one window of Romeriopsis navalis LEGE 11480 DNA:
- a CDS encoding Atg14 domain-containing protein — protein sequence MMLHLAQVHQQAPSQPPGLKLLAAQEVGDAWTVLTGEVLLPPEQADKVKPAQLVLADLSPDNEVLQLQDAKDWVLEIIQSHLGDATIPTLLKDEVERAEQWRQSLTLQSQELDRRALEMEARREQIQELEENLKQERRDLELQREQLGQAQQQFEMLRNQLSDQSV from the coding sequence ATGATGCTTCACTTGGCTCAAGTTCACCAGCAAGCACCTTCCCAACCGCCAGGGTTGAAACTTTTGGCGGCCCAAGAGGTGGGCGATGCTTGGACAGTTTTAACCGGCGAGGTGCTGTTGCCACCGGAGCAGGCGGATAAGGTTAAGCCCGCTCAGCTTGTCCTGGCTGATTTATCCCCTGACAATGAAGTCTTGCAGTTGCAAGATGCGAAAGATTGGGTTTTAGAAATTATTCAAAGTCACCTTGGTGATGCGACGATTCCGACGTTGCTCAAAGACGAAGTGGAACGAGCCGAGCAATGGCGTCAGTCCTTGACTTTGCAAAGCCAAGAACTGGATCGGCGGGCCTTAGAAATGGAGGCGCGCCGCGAGCAAATTCAAGAGTTAGAAGAGAACCTCAAACAAGAGCGACGTGATTTAGAGCTCCAGCGGGAGCAGCTTGGTCAAGCCCAGCAGCAGTTTGAGATGCTGCGCAATCAACTGAGTGATCAGTCGGTCTAG
- the hisB gene encoding imidazoleglycerol-phosphate dehydratase HisB produces MQTTDRPQVPDTFPTRRTATVHRQTGETDVTVTIGLDGTGQCNVNTGIPFLDHMLHQIASHGLFDLDIQATGDIHIDDHHTNEDVGITLGMALAKALGNRKGIVRFGHFLAPLDESLVQVTLDFSGRPHLAYGLAIPTQRVGTYDTQLVREFFVAIVNHSQMTLHIRQLDGINSHHIIEATFKAFARAMRMATEVDPRRAHEIPSSKGVL; encoded by the coding sequence ATGCAGACCACCGATCGGCCTCAGGTCCCAGATACATTTCCCACCCGTCGCACCGCAACAGTCCATCGCCAGACTGGGGAAACTGATGTCACCGTGACGATCGGGTTGGACGGCACCGGACAGTGCAACGTCAATACAGGCATTCCCTTTCTTGACCATATGCTGCACCAGATTGCCTCCCACGGTCTGTTCGACCTCGACATTCAAGCCACAGGCGATATTCACATTGATGACCATCACACCAATGAAGACGTGGGCATCACGTTGGGCATGGCCTTAGCGAAAGCCCTCGGTAATCGCAAAGGGATTGTGCGGTTCGGCCACTTTCTCGCGCCCTTAGATGAATCACTCGTGCAGGTCACACTCGATTTCTCCGGTCGGCCACATTTAGCCTATGGCTTGGCGATCCCCACGCAGCGGGTAGGCACCTACGATACACAGCTTGTACGAGAATTTTTTGTGGCGATCGTCAACCACTCGCAGATGACCTTGCATATTCGCCAGTTAGACGGAATTAACTCGCACCACATTATTGAGGCAACCTTCAAAGCCTTCGCGCGGGCCATGCGCATGGCCACTGAGGTTGATCCGCGCCGCGCCCATGAGATCCCCAGTTCCAAGGGCGTTTTGTAA
- the ntcA gene encoding global nitrogen regulator NtcA, protein MLTLSEQAISNVFRQIGVGNNYAPSVISFERGKTIFFPGDPAERVYFLTKGAVKLSRVYEAGEEITVALLRENSVFGVLSLITGQKADRFYHAVAFTPVELISVPIEQVEKALNLNPELAMLMLQGLSSRILQTEMMIETLAHRDMGSRLVSFLLILCRDFGVPGQDGVTVDLKLSHQAIAEAIGSTRVTVTRLLGDLRDQKMISIHKKKITVHNPATLSEQFA, encoded by the coding sequence ATGCTAACTCTCTCTGAACAGGCCATTTCCAATGTGTTTCGACAAATTGGGGTGGGCAATAATTACGCGCCTTCGGTCATTTCATTTGAAAGAGGAAAAACTATTTTCTTTCCGGGTGACCCAGCCGAGCGGGTTTACTTTTTAACTAAAGGGGCGGTGAAACTATCGCGAGTTTATGAGGCGGGTGAAGAGATTACCGTGGCGCTCCTACGGGAGAACAGTGTGTTTGGCGTGTTATCGCTAATCACGGGCCAAAAGGCCGACCGGTTCTATCATGCGGTGGCATTTACGCCGGTTGAGTTGATTTCTGTGCCGATTGAGCAAGTCGAGAAGGCCCTCAATCTCAATCCGGAATTGGCGATGTTGATGCTTCAGGGCTTATCTTCCCGGATTTTGCAGACGGAGATGATGATTGAAACCTTGGCACACCGCGATATGGGGTCGCGTTTAGTCAGTTTTCTCTTGATTTTATGTCGGGACTTTGGCGTACCGGGGCAAGATGGTGTGACGGTGGATCTGAAGTTGTCGCACCAGGCGATCGCGGAGGCCATCGGTTCGACACGGGTCACAGTGACGCGGCTGCTGGGTGATTTGCGCGATCAAAAGATGATTTCAATCCATAAGAAGAAAATCACCGTTCATAATCCTGCGACATTAAGCGAGCAGTTTGCCTAG
- the fabI gene encoding enoyl-ACP reductase FabI, whose amino-acid sequence MLDLTGKNALVTGIANNKSIAWGIAQQLHKAGANIGVTYLPDDTGKMERKVSDLTAPLEPSLFLPLNVQDDAQMASAFQAVKEKWGKLDILVHCLAFAKREDLTGGFSATSRDGFKLALDISAYSLVPMANAAKELMTDGGSIITMTYLGGVKVIPNYNVMGIAKSALEMNVRYLASELGESGIRVNGISAGPIRTLASSAVGGILDMIHHVEAVAPLKRTVTQTEVGNTAAFLCSDLSSGITGQIIYCDAGYEIMGMTGTK is encoded by the coding sequence ATGTTAGACCTGACTGGAAAAAATGCGCTGGTAACCGGGATTGCCAACAACAAGTCGATCGCCTGGGGCATTGCCCAACAGCTGCATAAGGCTGGGGCCAATATTGGCGTCACCTATCTCCCAGATGACACAGGCAAGATGGAGCGGAAAGTTTCCGACCTTACGGCTCCGCTCGAACCCAGTTTGTTCTTGCCGCTCAACGTGCAAGACGACGCCCAAATGGCCAGTGCCTTCCAAGCGGTGAAGGAAAAATGGGGCAAACTCGATATCTTGGTGCATTGCCTGGCCTTTGCCAAGCGCGAAGATTTAACCGGCGGCTTCAGCGCCACTAGCCGGGATGGCTTCAAATTAGCCCTCGATATCAGTGCCTACTCATTAGTGCCCATGGCTAATGCCGCTAAGGAGCTAATGACTGATGGCGGTAGCATCATCACGATGACTTACCTCGGTGGGGTCAAAGTCATTCCGAACTACAACGTGATGGGCATCGCCAAGTCGGCCCTCGAAATGAATGTGCGCTATCTCGCATCGGAGCTGGGCGAATCAGGCATCCGGGTAAACGGCATCTCGGCGGGCCCCATTCGGACTTTGGCGTCCTCGGCCGTCGGTGGCATCCTCGATATGATCCATCACGTCGAAGCGGTTGCACCATTAAAGCGCACGGTTACTCAGACCGAAGTCGGTAATACTGCGGCTTTTCTCTGTAGCGACCTCTCCAGCGGCATCACCGGTCAAATCATTTATTGCGATGCTGGCTACGAAATTATGGGGATGACTGGGACGAAATAG